TTCGCGCAGTGGACGAACTGGTGAACGTAACCAGATCGGGACGGTACGCGGCGAGTTGTTCGGCCAATTCGTCGGAGGTCTTGGGCGCGACGGTGCGGTACGCGACAAGTTCGGTGACAACAGCGCCGCGCTTGCGCAGCTCTTCGGGCAGAAAGCTCCGCGCAATGTCCGCGCGCGGCAACAAGAAACGCTTGCCCTCTAGTTCGCCTTCGCGTTGCACGAGCGCTGTCAGCAGATCTTCGGCCACATATTTCTCGGGCATCAAATCGACGTTAAGAAACCGTTTGCGTACGGCCTCTGCCGTCGCGGAACCAATCGCGCACAGTTTCACGTTCGCGAGGTCTCGCGCATCCTGACCAAGTTCTTCCAATCGCTCGAACAGCATCTCGACGCCGTTCACGCTGGTCATCACGACCCAGTTGTACGTGCCGATGTAGTCGAACGGTTCCGAGATCGGCGCGGGTTCGATTTCGATGGTCGGAAACTCGAACACGTCCGCGCCGAGTTCGTACAGACGCCGCACCAGTTCGGCCGCCTGCGCGCGCGCGCGCGTCACGACGACGCGCCGCCCGAAGAGCGGACGGCTCTCGAACCAGCTCAGTTGATTGTGAAGTCGAACCACATCGCCGACGACGACCAAGGCGGGCGGGGTGGGTTTCTCGCGGTCGCAAACCTCTTCCAGCGTCGCCAACGTCGCAACGATGGTGCGTTGCTTGGGCAACGTGCCCCATGTAATCACGGCGGCAGGAGTC
The sequence above is a segment of the Candidatus Hydrogenedentota bacterium genome. Coding sequences within it:
- the cobA gene encoding uroporphyrinogen-III C-methyltransferase — translated: MSDVTGKVFLVGAGPGDPGLLTVRGKECLERADVVLYDALSNEVLTEYAPNAEKIFAGKSPDKHMLLQEEINRLLIDLARQGKRVVRLKGGDPFVFGRGGEEALALAENGIPYEVVPGVTAGIAVPAYAGIPVTHRGLSTSCMFITGHDEDLLDEEETDFAHIAVQGTLCFFMGVKNLPTLVKQVIALGRAPETPAAVITWGTLPKQRTIVATLATLEEVCDREKPTPPALVVVGDVVRLHNQLSWFESRPLFGRRVVVTRARAQAAELVRRLYELGADVFEFPTIEIEPAPISEPFDYIGTYNWVVMTSVNGVEMLFERLEELGQDARDLANVKLCAIGSATAEAVRKRFLNVDLMPEKYVAEDLLTALVQREGELEGKRFLLPRADIARSFLPEELRKRGAVVTELVAYRTVAPKTSDELAEQLAAYRPDLVTFTSSSTARNFAEILGATRLDAVALTAQFASIGPITSKTAAELGMPVTI